Proteins from a single region of Flavobacterium sp. YJ01:
- a CDS encoding DUF1810 domain-containing protein, with the protein MNLDDGIERFLAAQENVYDEALIEIKNGLKESHWMWFIFPQLRGLGSTDYNVYFGLKNLDEAEEYLNHPVLGKRLLEISEAVLGQNGKTALEIFGRPDERKLKSCMTLFSRIPNSDVVFKKVLEKYHQGLEDEKTIALLAS; encoded by the coding sequence GTGAATTTAGATGACGGCATTGAGAGATTTTTAGCAGCACAGGAAAATGTCTACGATGAGGCATTGATTGAAATAAAAAATGGATTGAAGGAGAGCCACTGGATGTGGTTTATATTTCCGCAGTTGAGAGGCCTGGGCTCTACGGATTATAATGTGTACTTTGGATTAAAAAATCTTGATGAGGCTGAAGAATATCTTAATCATCCCGTACTTGGGAAAAGGCTGCTTGAAATTTCAGAGGCAGTCCTCGGTCAGAATGGAAAAACCGCACTGGAAATTTTTGGGCGTCCCGACGAGAGAAAACTGAAATCCTGCATGACGCTTTTCAGCCGCATTCCAAACTCAGATGTGGTTTTTAAGAAAGTATTGGAAAAATACCATCAGGGTCTGGAGGATGAGAAAACCATAGCACTGCTTGCATCTTGA
- a CDS encoding single-stranded DNA-binding protein: MEIIGRLTKDAVVAKVSAERQVVNFSIAVNDSYKPKNSTEVKKIVTYIDCSYWLSTGVAQYLKKGTAVELFGRIGLNVYIGNDSQAHGSLTFHTSNIKIIAFVSDNDSALKENSTVSKQDDKDPDDLPF; this comes from the coding sequence ATGGAAATCATTGGAAGACTTACAAAAGATGCCGTAGTGGCAAAAGTCAGCGCAGAAAGACAGGTGGTTAATTTCTCAATTGCCGTAAACGACAGCTACAAGCCTAAAAACAGCACCGAGGTTAAAAAAATAGTTACCTACATCGACTGCTCCTACTGGCTATCGACAGGAGTGGCACAGTACCTTAAAAAAGGGACTGCCGTTGAACTTTTTGGACGAATCGGTCTGAATGTCTATATCGGTAATGATTCGCAGGCGCACGGAAGCCTCACTTTTCACACCTCTAACATCAAAATTATTGCCTTTGTCAGCGATAATGACTCAGCGCTTAAGGAAAACAGCACGGTTTCAAAACAGGATGATAAAGACCCTGACGACCTGCCTTTTTAA
- a CDS encoding Cas9 inhibitor AcrIIA9 family protein: MKGSEKFKTRIEDFLKEKSQSDSVFAPMLEKASKNLENCFKYIISEVQKTGECSFDDSEIFDMAVKYYTDDTIGNLPDIKCRVTTNQPKVADLFSAPAPIAENPVQKNPAAADPAADIPLQKTSKQAQTTLTLFDL, encoded by the coding sequence ATGAAAGGTTCAGAAAAATTTAAAACTAGGATAGAGGATTTCCTGAAAGAGAAATCACAGTCGGATTCCGTCTTTGCGCCTATGCTTGAAAAAGCTTCAAAAAATTTGGAAAACTGCTTTAAATACATCATCTCCGAAGTACAAAAAACAGGCGAATGCTCCTTTGACGACAGCGAGATTTTTGATATGGCTGTAAAATACTACACCGATGATACTATCGGAAATCTCCCTGACATCAAATGCAGAGTAACCACAAATCAGCCTAAAGTGGCTGATTTGTTCTCCGCTCCCGCTCCCATTGCAGAAAACCCTGTGCAGAAAAATCCTGCCGCTGCTGATCCCGCAGCAGACATTCCATTGCAAAAGACCTCGAAACAGGCACAGACAACCTTAACGCTTTTCGACCTATGA
- a CDS encoding PcfJ domain-containing protein, whose product MTPKTIIEKRITELSASLAPVSADITAWAEKSIFLKWGVLSRGKFHCLECSHAWKPDSTKSKCQNYIKCAGCTGKLKMQPYNKTHFKEIEYSAVLDTAGDFQVVRIICSHKQMKKGFAPTYFHKEVMQHWINPKGEVRTMSLSVNVFSQFYDQWKFYSPLEIRPKDFQNSPKYRIAPYRVYPKLKVISSLKRNGFKTSLHNMAPQLLFSAILKDSLAETLLKASQISMLTYYVTSSEQHLKQNWQAVKTCLKYSYVISDYRIWEDYIDLLRWFKKDLSCPLYVCPNNLSESHDRLVRKKRAIQRRKYLMEMRTEILEAQSVYAEEKKDFFGLCFSEKNLTVSVIENVQDFMAEGDNLHHCVFTNEYYKKKNSLILSAKVDSQSVETIELSLKNMEIIQCRGLKNNASKHHKQILSLMNRNLYQIKERIKKRTVN is encoded by the coding sequence ATGACACCAAAAACCATCATCGAGAAAAGAATCACGGAACTCAGCGCGTCACTTGCGCCTGTTTCTGCTGATATTACTGCATGGGCGGAAAAATCCATTTTCTTAAAATGGGGCGTGCTGTCAAGGGGAAAATTTCATTGCCTTGAATGCTCTCACGCTTGGAAACCCGACAGCACCAAATCTAAATGCCAGAACTACATTAAATGCGCAGGATGCACGGGAAAACTTAAAATGCAGCCCTATAACAAAACGCATTTCAAGGAAATAGAATACTCTGCGGTTTTGGACACGGCAGGAGATTTTCAGGTTGTACGTATTATCTGCTCCCACAAGCAGATGAAGAAAGGTTTTGCGCCGACCTACTTTCATAAAGAAGTGATGCAGCATTGGATTAATCCAAAAGGCGAAGTGCGTACCATGTCGCTTTCTGTCAATGTTTTTTCTCAGTTTTACGACCAGTGGAAATTCTACTCTCCCCTTGAAATACGCCCAAAAGATTTTCAGAACTCTCCAAAATACCGCATTGCTCCATACAGGGTCTATCCAAAATTAAAAGTGATAAGCTCCCTTAAACGAAACGGTTTTAAAACGTCGCTCCACAATATGGCACCGCAGCTGCTTTTTTCTGCGATTCTCAAAGATTCTTTAGCGGAAACCCTTTTGAAAGCTTCACAGATTTCAATGCTGACCTACTATGTGACTTCCTCTGAACAGCACCTAAAACAGAATTGGCAGGCAGTAAAAACCTGCTTAAAATACAGCTATGTCATTTCAGATTATAGAATTTGGGAAGATTACATAGACCTTTTAAGATGGTTTAAAAAAGACCTCAGCTGTCCTTTATATGTTTGTCCTAACAACTTGAGTGAGTCGCATGACAGACTTGTAAGAAAAAAAAGAGCCATTCAGCGCAGAAAATATCTAATGGAGATGCGCACAGAAATACTCGAGGCTCAAAGTGTTTATGCCGAGGAAAAAAAGGATTTTTTCGGACTTTGTTTCTCTGAAAAAAACCTTACTGTCTCGGTAATCGAAAATGTGCAGGATTTCATGGCAGAAGGTGATAACCTGCATCACTGCGTATTTACAAATGAGTATTACAAGAAGAAAAACTCGCTTATACTATCGGCAAAAGTGGACAGCCAGTCTGTTGAAACTATTGAGCTGTCGCTTAAAAATATGGAAATCATACAGTGCCGAGGCTTGAAAAACAATGCTTCCAAGCACCATAAGCAGATACTCAGTCTTATGAACAGAAATCTTTATCAGATTAAGGAACGCATTAAGAAAAGAACAGTTAATTAA
- a CDS encoding mCpol domain-containing protein, with protein MRNIYIRIDCDNVGDKIEFALYNNDPKAAQEISDLIKINIKWLIEKINQISMGKILLVGSDDILFETNEEFFKLEKLENLKQEFYINTNITLSIGIGFSIIDALTNLKIAKISGKNKIILNRHYS; from the coding sequence ATGCGTAATATTTATATAAGAATAGATTGTGATAATGTTGGCGACAAAATTGAATTTGCGCTATATAATAACGATCCAAAGGCTGCTCAAGAAATAAGCGATTTAATAAAAATTAATATAAAATGGCTTATAGAAAAAATAAACCAAATTTCTATGGGCAAAATTCTACTTGTCGGTTCGGATGATATTTTATTTGAAACAAATGAAGAGTTTTTTAAGTTGGAAAAATTAGAAAATCTCAAACAGGAATTTTACATAAATACTAATATCACATTAAGTATTGGAATTGGATTTTCAATTATTGATGCTTTAACTAATTTGAAGATCGCTAAGATTTCTGGTAAAAATAAAATCATTTTAAATCGGCACTATAGCTAA
- a CDS encoding STING domain-containing protein, with the protein MRRKKIFIGSSSEELALAEAAKIVLESDFDVVIWNESVWDNAIFKINNNYLNDLIRASLQFDFGILLGTKDDEVNVRGTQYLQPRDNVLFELGLFIGRLGLNNCAFVIDKDIKVLSDIKGISLCRFETKNVSSFNEAIKQTKEFFKNQQDSEINFFPSSTLSSVYFENFIKPTCNHIISNQGILHNDGKKYEECKIKVIIPERLSSDVNMQFQKLKNKFQTKKLTFDYAGRPRNIEVQAEIKDEKLYVIDFPTALSGINYAIANLLPNDFNKLSPDYDAIIDREFERFIYTLKKLALRDGFDTFLEIIKEKEI; encoded by the coding sequence ATGAGACGAAAAAAAATCTTCATAGGTTCTTCTTCCGAAGAATTGGCTTTAGCCGAAGCTGCGAAAATAGTTTTAGAAAGCGATTTCGACGTTGTTATTTGGAATGAAAGCGTTTGGGACAATGCTATTTTTAAAATTAATAACAACTATTTAAATGATCTTATAAGAGCGTCATTACAATTTGATTTCGGAATACTTCTAGGCACAAAGGATGATGAGGTAAATGTTAGAGGAACGCAATATCTTCAACCAAGAGATAACGTATTATTTGAGCTTGGTTTATTTATCGGGAGACTTGGCTTAAATAATTGTGCATTTGTAATAGATAAGGATATTAAAGTTCTGTCAGACATAAAAGGAATTTCTTTATGTCGTTTCGAAACAAAAAATGTTTCGTCATTTAATGAAGCTATAAAACAGACAAAAGAATTTTTTAAAAATCAGCAAGATTCTGAGATAAATTTCTTCCCTTCCTCTACTCTTTCCTCAGTCTACTTCGAAAATTTTATCAAACCAACTTGCAATCATATCATTAGTAATCAAGGGATCTTGCACAATGACGGCAAGAAATACGAAGAATGTAAGATTAAAGTTATTATTCCAGAGCGACTTAGTAGTGACGTCAACATGCAATTTCAAAAACTTAAAAATAAGTTCCAAACGAAAAAATTAACCTTTGATTATGCTGGACGTCCTAGAAATATTGAAGTTCAGGCAGAAATAAAGGACGAGAAGTTATATGTTATTGATTTTCCAACAGCACTTTCAGGTATAAACTATGCCATAGCAAATTTATTACCTAATGACTTTAATAAGCTCAGTCCAGACTATGACGCTATAATAGATAGAGAATTTGAACGATTCATTTACACTTTAAAGAAATTGGCATTAAGAGATGGTTTTGACACATTTTTGGAAATCATAAAGGAGAAAGAGATTTGA
- a CDS encoding STING domain-containing protein — protein MTKLTKWFSTNIWIIKWSSYILNTVSIIIVLLWLFKSMIEDNLKIKFIIDLEALFAVTTGLLVVINQILRKLLKDAEYSPAYALAVGYVNNFIAPVITQLKEDGVKNPKLCIYRPFHFDELTSENVDRVKADLVHKKYELTEINLKLKGARARDILTLNKKAKVHSYFDFPNTLLSLYGYVDYKIESKANTNVEKIKNDLIADLIEQFYLKIDELIKSKSLKNNISYCDRKLSSL, from the coding sequence ATGACAAAATTAACAAAATGGTTTTCTACAAACATTTGGATAATAAAATGGAGTAGTTATATCTTAAATACAGTATCAATTATTATTGTATTATTATGGCTTTTTAAATCAATGATAGAAGATAATCTTAAAATCAAGTTTATTATTGATTTAGAGGCTTTATTTGCTGTAACCACTGGATTGCTGGTTGTAATAAATCAAATTTTAAGAAAATTGCTTAAGGATGCAGAGTATTCTCCTGCCTATGCTTTAGCTGTAGGGTATGTTAACAATTTCATTGCACCAGTTATTACGCAATTGAAGGAGGATGGTGTTAAAAATCCAAAATTATGCATTTATCGACCTTTTCATTTCGATGAACTAACTTCTGAAAATGTTGACAGAGTAAAAGCAGATTTAGTTCATAAAAAATACGAATTAACAGAAATAAATTTAAAATTAAAAGGTGCCAGAGCAAGAGATATACTAACTCTAAATAAAAAAGCAAAAGTACATTCATACTTTGATTTTCCAAATACACTACTTTCATTATACGGATATGTAGATTATAAAATTGAAAGTAAAGCAAATACAAACGTTGAGAAAATAAAGAATGATCTTATTGCTGACTTAATAGAACAGTTTTATCTTAAGATTGATGAACTGATTAAGTCAAAAAGCTTGAAGAATAACATTTCTTACTGTGATAGGAAACTTAGTTCTTTGTAA
- a CDS encoding ATP-binding protein has translation MLVKFSVCNFLSFKENTSISFSASSLTEYREDNIFDSPINNDLCLLKSLIIYGANASGKSNLFGALNFMKRFVLTSSKDSTSGEEIMVERFKLSTETLNKPSSFELEFIIDSTKYRYGFEVDTKRVHSEYLYYQIKTKEYVLFKREFQDIIRGKKIDKTNEKLFEITRENALFLSVCAQFNDSLATSIMKEFRNINFLNGMDDLGSSEFTARMLTDNTSNGFINTLLRSANLGFKELTVERVATEDLLAKSDIPKELQKIILKNNPENNIVRTKHDVYNEKKEIVSDEFFDLNSNESLGTRKFFALAGPLVDTLLNGTVLIIDEFDSRLHPELCKGIIRLFNSKRNNPKNAQLIIASHNSSFINPGNRLFRRDQIIIARKNKFGMTKIKSLFDLRIRKDASFEKDYLSGKYEDEELDLNVINQFNLDF, from the coding sequence ATGCTCGTAAAATTTTCGGTTTGTAATTTTTTATCTTTTAAGGAAAATACATCTATAAGCTTTTCTGCATCTTCTCTAACTGAATACAGAGAGGACAATATTTTTGATTCACCAATCAATAATGATTTATGCCTTTTAAAAAGCCTAATAATATATGGAGCAAATGCTAGCGGAAAAAGTAATCTTTTCGGGGCTTTAAATTTTATGAAGCGATTTGTTTTAACATCTTCAAAAGATTCAACTTCAGGAGAGGAGATTATGGTAGAAAGATTTAAGTTGTCAACAGAAACACTAAATAAACCAAGTTCTTTTGAGCTAGAATTTATAATAGATAGCACAAAATACAGATATGGATTTGAAGTAGATACTAAAAGGGTACATTCTGAATATTTATACTATCAAATAAAAACGAAAGAATATGTACTTTTTAAAAGAGAATTTCAAGATATAATAAGAGGAAAAAAAATAGACAAAACAAATGAAAAGCTTTTTGAAATTACTAGAGAGAATGCTCTGTTTTTGTCTGTATGCGCACAATTTAATGACTCACTTGCAACTTCAATCATGAAAGAATTTAGAAATATTAATTTCCTTAACGGCATGGATGATCTTGGGTCAAGTGAGTTCACTGCAAGAATGTTAACTGATAACACATCAAATGGTTTTATAAATACCCTTTTAAGAAGTGCAAATTTAGGATTTAAAGAACTTACAGTAGAGAGAGTAGCCACGGAAGACCTCTTAGCCAAATCAGACATACCAAAGGAACTTCAAAAAATTATTTTAAAAAATAATCCCGAGAATAATATTGTACGTACGAAGCATGATGTATATAACGAAAAAAAAGAAATTGTAAGTGACGAATTTTTCGATTTAAATTCTAATGAATCTTTGGGAACAAGAAAGTTTTTTGCTTTAGCAGGTCCATTAGTCGATACTCTTTTAAATGGAACAGTTTTAATAATCGATGAATTTGATTCCAGGCTTCATCCAGAACTTTGCAAGGGTATTATTAGACTTTTTAATTCGAAACGAAATAATCCGAAAAATGCTCAGTTAATTATAGCGTCCCATAATTCGTCTTTTATTAATCCAGGTAATAGATTATTCAGAAGAGATCAAATTATAATAGCTCGAAAGAATAAATTTGGAATGACTAAAATAAAAAGTTTATTTGATTTAAGAATTAGAAAGGATGCTTCATTTGAAAAAGATTATTTATCTGGTAAATATGAGGATGAAGAACTAGATTTAAATGTGATAAATCAGTTTAATTTAGATTTTTAA
- a CDS encoding LytTR family DNA-binding domain-containing protein produces MKILIIEDEIKTAKELQRILLCFKGFDIEILAIIDSVEESLLYLNNNPHPDLIFSDIQLADGLCFEIFNKISVKSPVIFCTAFDSYMMEAFDVNAVSYILKPVSVQSVEAALQKFRLMQEAFEPEKAARTISALGQQMKSNYKITLLVEQRERIVPLKVNDIAFFYLDKKNVVKITTLNSQRYFMASSLDEVEGTISHQQFYRANRQFLINRDAVESVERYFSRKLVAKLSAEVPEIIIISKAKASDFLRWLEGGFEAG; encoded by the coding sequence ATGAAAATACTAATTATAGAAGATGAAATAAAAACGGCCAAGGAACTGCAGAGAATCCTGCTTTGCTTTAAGGGCTTTGATATCGAGATTTTAGCAATTATAGACAGCGTTGAGGAGAGCCTGCTGTACCTTAATAACAACCCGCACCCGGATCTTATATTCTCTGATATTCAGCTGGCTGATGGTTTATGTTTTGAAATATTCAATAAAATTTCCGTCAAGAGCCCTGTTATATTCTGCACTGCTTTTGACAGTTATATGATGGAGGCATTTGATGTCAACGCAGTAAGCTACATTTTGAAACCTGTCTCGGTTCAGAGTGTAGAGGCAGCTCTGCAGAAATTCAGACTTATGCAGGAAGCCTTTGAACCGGAAAAAGCAGCCCGCACTATAAGTGCACTTGGACAGCAGATGAAGTCTAATTATAAAATAACACTTCTGGTTGAACAGCGTGAAAGAATTGTACCTTTAAAAGTAAATGATATAGCTTTTTTTTACCTTGATAAGAAAAATGTGGTAAAGATTACGACATTAAACAGCCAGCGCTATTTTATGGCCTCCAGTTTAGATGAGGTGGAAGGTACTATTAGCCATCAGCAGTTTTACAGAGCAAACCGCCAGTTCCTCATTAACAGGGATGCTGTTGAATCAGTAGAGCGGTATTTTTCAAGAAAACTGGTAGCTAAGTTATCTGCTGAAGTACCGGAGATTATTATAATCAGCAAGGCAAAAGCCAGTGATTTTCTCAGATGGCTTGAGGGAGGGTTTGAAGCTGGATAA
- a CDS encoding histidine kinase gives MQFQKIDWKLGALSSILFSMIAFSLFLIRMDEIRWNDTLLVVTFTFLYCFLCWLIHSSLLKRNNQLKFDNKQKRYAALSIMAAGFLIFGFDLICGFFSDRIILFNQFSYQIHGPKKYFGMLLRAELLSCLYYFILYYTHILREKQQHAIEIAKLKQAQLEANLSSLKEQLSPHFLFNTLSTLSTLTREENVKNYVSELASVYQYVVLYEKKNKASLKEELKFIESYLYILKTRMENAIMICINVDENMKKTVLPPLTLQLLIENAIKHNIASMARPLKIDIYIKDEEFLVVSNNFQPKISVQHSTGIGLDNIMQRYNLLFSRDIHIINNANEFTVMLPIIRP, from the coding sequence ATGCAGTTCCAAAAGATTGACTGGAAACTCGGAGCGCTTTCATCTATTCTTTTCTCCATGATAGCATTCTCATTGTTTCTTATCAGAATGGATGAGATTCGATGGAATGACACACTGCTTGTTGTGACATTTACATTTTTATATTGCTTTTTATGCTGGCTGATCCACAGCTCCCTTTTAAAAAGGAACAATCAATTAAAATTTGACAATAAGCAGAAAAGATATGCTGCGCTGAGCATTATGGCAGCTGGTTTTTTAATTTTTGGATTTGATCTGATCTGCGGTTTTTTTTCAGATAGAATTATCTTATTTAATCAATTCTCTTATCAGATTCACGGTCCTAAAAAATATTTTGGGATGCTTTTGAGAGCAGAACTCCTTAGCTGCCTGTATTATTTTATTTTGTATTATACACATATCCTGCGCGAAAAACAGCAGCATGCAATAGAAATTGCAAAATTGAAACAGGCGCAATTGGAAGCTAATCTGTCTTCTTTAAAGGAACAGCTGAGCCCGCATTTCCTATTCAACACACTCAGTACACTCAGTACACTGACTCGGGAAGAAAATGTAAAAAATTATGTATCGGAATTAGCCAGTGTATACCAGTATGTTGTACTCTACGAAAAGAAAAATAAAGCTTCATTGAAAGAAGAGCTTAAATTTATCGAATCATATCTTTATATTTTAAAGACAAGAATGGAAAATGCTATTATGATCTGTATAAACGTAGATGAAAATATGAAAAAGACAGTTCTGCCTCCTTTAACGCTGCAGCTTCTGATCGAAAATGCAATCAAGCATAATATTGCCTCCATGGCAAGACCCCTTAAGATTGATATTTACATTAAGGATGAAGAATTTTTGGTTGTATCCAATAATTTTCAGCCTAAGATTTCAGTACAGCATTCTACAGGAATTGGTTTGGATAATATCATGCAGCGTTATAATTTGCTGTTTAGCCGTGATATACATATAATAAACAATGCCAATGAGTTTACTGTAATGCTCCCAATTATAAGACCATGA
- a CDS encoding TolC family protein, producing MKKQILILFLAFKVHAQKEFTLQQCIDYTLKNHPSLFVQQNNVAIAKAKSWQSLSEYLPQVSGSATMLNNIQLQTNVLPAGILGPDPSEITFGTKYNTNTAVDVKQIIYDQSKITGIKAAKPYAEISVLQQKQNQELLIYNTGTAYYQVLIYREKLHILKSNQQKYEQMVKVLRYQYEKGTVLEKDVDRVQVNLNTTTYQIQDSQTKEILALNILKNSMGMDAEENFDIVPTVNYELLAAGNFDENLVLDNLTETAIGEQSLELQKYSLKTKQASFIPTLSAVGRFGQQALNNDFSNSFNNWSAFSYVGLSLNVPIFSGFKRKSEVQEEKLKLKNEELNFKINKQNLELRFDNAKTAMGTAYSSYMSSKDNMVLAKKLLDVTDYQYQRGVTNLTDYLNDDLAYKESQSNYINSLYNLMISQMDYQKSKGSLLSFMSQIR from the coding sequence ATGAAAAAACAAATTTTAATCTTATTTCTTGCCTTTAAGGTCCATGCGCAGAAAGAATTTACATTGCAGCAATGTATTGATTATACATTAAAGAATCATCCTTCTCTTTTTGTGCAGCAAAATAATGTTGCCATAGCAAAAGCAAAATCATGGCAGAGCCTTTCGGAATATCTTCCCCAGGTATCTGGTTCTGCCACTATGCTCAATAACATTCAGCTCCAGACCAATGTGCTGCCTGCTGGAATCCTGGGCCCGGATCCATCAGAAATTACTTTTGGCACCAAGTATAATACCAACACAGCCGTAGATGTAAAGCAGATCATTTATGACCAATCTAAAATAACCGGGATCAAAGCCGCCAAGCCCTATGCTGAGATAAGTGTTCTGCAGCAGAAACAAAATCAGGAATTATTGATTTATAATACCGGAACAGCTTACTACCAGGTATTAATATACAGAGAAAAACTGCACATACTCAAATCCAACCAGCAGAAATATGAACAGATGGTTAAAGTACTTCGATATCAATACGAGAAAGGAACAGTACTGGAAAAAGATGTTGACAGAGTACAGGTAAACCTCAATACGACAACCTATCAGATCCAAGATTCGCAAACCAAAGAAATACTGGCCCTGAACATACTGAAAAATTCCATGGGTATGGATGCAGAAGAGAATTTTGATATAGTTCCTACCGTTAACTATGAGCTTCTGGCCGCGGGAAATTTTGATGAAAATCTAGTATTGGATAATCTGACCGAAACCGCGATAGGTGAACAGTCACTGGAACTTCAGAAATACAGCCTGAAGACCAAACAAGCTTCTTTTATTCCCACTTTATCTGCAGTGGGGCGTTTTGGACAGCAGGCGCTGAATAATGATTTTTCCAACAGTTTTAACAATTGGAGTGCTTTCTCTTATGTAGGTCTTTCGCTTAATGTACCAATTTTCAGCGGTTTTAAACGAAAAAGCGAAGTTCAGGAAGAAAAGTTAAAACTTAAAAATGAAGAGCTGAATTTTAAAATCAATAAACAAAACTTGGAATTACGTTTTGACAATGCAAAAACAGCGATGGGCACTGCGTACAGCTCTTACATGAGCAGTAAGGATAATATGGTGCTGGCAAAAAAATTACTGGATGTCACCGATTATCAATACCAGAGAGGGGTTACAAATCTCACAGACTACCTTAATGACGATCTGGCATATAAGGAATCCCAAAGTAATTACATCAATAGTTTATACAATCTTATGATCAGCCAGATGGATTACCAAAAATCAAAAGGATCGCTTCTAAGCTTTATGAGCCAGATCCGTTAA